In Truepera sp., the sequence CTCCTGCCTGTAACCCACCATGCCGTTGCCGCTGACGTACTGGCCCAGAACGGTTGACTCGGGGTGAGGGCAGGCAACCGCGCTGAAGAGCTTGACCTTCTCGTCGCGCACGTTGCGCGCGTCGAACCGGACGGGCGGCTCCATGGCCACGAGCGCGAGGAGCTGCAGGAGGTGGTTCTGGAAGACGTCGCGGAGTACCCCGGCGGCCTCGTAGAACTCGCCGCGGCCCTCGACGCCCATCGGCTCGATCATCGTTATCTGAACGTGGTCTATGAACCGGTTGTTCCAGATGGGCTCGAACATGGTGTTCGCGAAGCGCAAGACGCCCAGGTTCTGGGCGGTCTCCTTCGCCAGGTAGTGGTCGATCCGGTAGATCTGCTTCTCGTCGAAGTGCTTCAGCAGCTCGGCGTTCAGCGCCTTGGCCGAGTCCTCGTCCTCGCCGAAGGGCTTCTCTACGACCAGCCGCGTGAACTTGCCGTCGGAGGCGGGCTTGGTCAGCCCGGCCTCCTCGAGCGACCTGGCTATGCGGCTGTAGACCTCTGGAGGCGTTGCCATGTAGAACACGGTTCCGGGCAGGTCCAGATCGTGCAGCTTTGCCGCTAGCTTCACGAAGCCGTCGTCGCTCTGGTAATCGCCCTGGACGTAGGTCATGCGAGACGCCAGGGCGTCCCAGGCGGCTTGGTCGATGTCCGGCAGTTCCTTGGCGATCTCCTGCCCCAGCAGGTCGCGCATGCCGTCGTCCGTCAGGTCGCGGCGGGCATGGCCGATGATGACGCTGTGCTCGTTGAGCTCGCCCTTGACGTGGAGCTGATAGAGGGCGGGGATCAGCTTGCGGGCGGTCAGGTCGCCGGTGACGCCGAAGATCACGAACGCGCAGGCGGGAGCGGGCCGGGAGAGCGCCACCGTGTCCGGCGCTCCCGGTTCCGCCAGGCGCTCCCTCCTTCTGGCGTCAGGCTCGCCCTTCGCGGCGCTGCTCATCAGCCGGCCTTCTTGGTCTTGTGGCCGCCGAACTGGTGGCGCAGCGCCGCTATGGCCCTGTTCGAGAAGGCGTCCTTCTCGCGGCTGGCGAAGCGCGCGTAGAGGGCGGCCGTCACCGCCGGCATCGGGACGGCGTTGGCCACGGCGAAGTCGACGGTCCAACGACCCATGCCGCTGTCGGCCACGTAGCCCTCGAGGTGCTCCAGGCGCGGGTCGTCGTGAAGGGCGTGCGCGAGGAGCTCCAGCAGCCACGACCGCACGACGGCCCCGTGGCCCCACAGGTCGGCTATGGCCGGCAGGTCGAGGTCGTGATGCGGGTACGTGGCCAGCGCCTCGAACCCCTCGCCGTACGCCTGCAGCATGCCGTACTCGATGCCGTTATGGATCATCTTGACGAAGTGACCGGTGCCCTCTGGGCCGACATGGGCCAGCCCCCCCTCGGGGGCGAGCGTCTCGAGGATGGGTTTGGCGATCTCGAACGCCTCGTCTTTACCGCCGACCATCAGGCAGTAGCCTTCTTCGAGCCCCCACACGCCGCCCGAGACGCCGGCATCGAGCCACAACACGCCCGCCTTCTCGGCCTGGGCGGCGCGGCGCTGCGAGTCCTCCCAGTTGGAGTTGGCGCCGTCGACGAGGACGTCCCCGGGCGAGAGTGCGGAGAGGGCCTGCTGGACCACCTGCTCGGTGGCGTCGCCCGAGGGCACCATGCACCACACCACGCGCGGGGCCTTCAGCTGAGCAACGGCCTCGGCCACGCTCGCTGCGCCGCGGGCGCCTTCCTCTACGAGTTCCTGGACCGGCGCAGCGGCCAGGTCCGTCACCACGGGTGCGTGTCCGCCCTGCATCAGCCGGCGACTCATGTCGGCGCCCATACGTCCAAGTCCGACGATCGCGAGTTCCATGAGGTACCTCCTAGCGCGCCCTTCCCGGCGCGCACCGCCTTTGATGCTAGCAGGGGAGCGTGATAAACTGCGCGCCGTTGACGCACGCCGGTCTCGTGGGGGACGCTTTAGCGGCGCACCGAGCCGCGCGACACCTCACCGAGGGTGGAGGCACGAGTGAAGCTCGAAACAGGGACCGTGGACGGGGCAGGTGAGCAGGTAGCGAACCCGCATGCCGCGGCACTCGAACTACTGCAGCGTGGCGCCGAGCAGATCGTGCCCGCGGGCGGGCTCGAGGAGAAGCTGAAGCTGGCGGCCGAGGAGGGTCGGCAGCTGCGCGCCAAGCTGGGGGTCGACCCTTCCAGCGCCGACCTGCACGTCGGCCACGCCGTGGTGCTCCGCAAGCTGCGCCAGTTCCAGGACCTTGGGCACAAGGTGGTGCTCATCGTCGGCGACTTCACGGGCATGATCGGCGACCCTTCGGGCCGCAACAAGACGCGTCCCGTCCTCACGCTCGAGGAGACGCGCCGCAACGGCGAGACCTACGTGGCGCAGGCCACGCGGATCCTCGACACCGACCCCGACAAGCTCGAGATCAGGCACAACAGCGAGTGGCTGGAGCCCCTCGGCTTCGCCGACGTGGTCCGGCTCGCCTCCAACTACACGGTGGCGCGGATGCTGGAGCGCGACGACTTCACGAAGCGGTTCCAGAGCGGCGTGCCCATCTCGGTGCACGAGTTCCTCTACCCGCTGGCGCAGGCCTACGACTCGGTGGCGATCCGGGCGGACGTCGAACTGGGAGGCACCGACCAGCTCTTCAACCTGCTGGTCGGCCGCGACGTGCAGCGCGCCTACGGCCAGGAGCCGCAGGTGGCCCTCACGACGCCCCTGTTGGTGGGGCTCGACGGGTCCGAGAAGATGTCGAAGTCGCTCGGCAACTACATCGGCATCGCGGGGCCGCCCGAGGTCATGTTCAAGAAGGCGATGCAGGTCACGGATCCGCTGCTGGTGCAGTACGCCGAGCTGTGCACCGATCTCGATCCGGAGGTGGTGCGCGCCCAGCTCGCTGCGGACCCGGTGGGAGCCCACCGCACCTTCGCCAGGGCCCTCGTGAGCATCTATCACGGTGCCGATCAGGTGGGCCCGGCGGAACGGCGCTACGACGAGGTTGCCAAGGGCCACATTCCGGATGACGTGACCGAGGTGGCCGTGGCCGCCGACGAGTTCGACGAGGGCGGCGTGGGGGTTCTCCGCCTGGCCGTCCTAGCCGGGCTGGCGGCGTCCAATGGCGAGGCGCGCCGCCTCGTCTCGAACCGCGGCTTGCGCCTCGACGGGCAGCCCGTGACCGATCCACAGGCGCGCTTGGGCCTCGAGCAGCCCGTCGTGCTCCAGCGTGGCAAGGACGCGTTCGTGAGGGTGCGCCGGGCGTGAGCCCCACCCGGCGCGGTCCCGGGGGCGCAACCTGCGCTTAGGGCCCCGCTCTGCGAGGGCTTCTCGACCTCAGACGGCGAGGACGTAGGCGATCTCGAGGAGTTCGCGGTCTATGTCCTT encodes:
- the zwf gene encoding glucose-6-phosphate dehydrogenase; this translates as MSSAAKGEPDARRRERLAEPGAPDTVALSRPAPACAFVIFGVTGDLTARKLIPALYQLHVKGELNEHSVIIGHARRDLTDDGMRDLLGQEIAKELPDIDQAAWDALASRMTYVQGDYQSDDGFVKLAAKLHDLDLPGTVFYMATPPEVYSRIARSLEEAGLTKPASDGKFTRLVVEKPFGEDEDSAKALNAELLKHFDEKQIYRIDHYLAKETAQNLGVLRFANTMFEPIWNNRFIDHVQITMIEPMGVEGRGEFYEAAGVLRDVFQNHLLQLLALVAMEPPVRFDARNVRDEKVKLFSAVACPHPESTVLGQYVSGNGMVGYRQEPEVDPSSKQATFAAMQLNVENWRWAGVPFYLRSGKRLEAKASEIVLQYKAPPHVPFKLSAPVNTDRLVLRIVPNEGMTIRFNGKRPGQRVELDRIGLDFTYQTSFEGSVPEAYETLLLDVMEGDPTLFMRADEVEAQWRIIDPIIDYIDFRKPTPEFYEAGGMGPHAAYALLEEAGRSWKRPAGVKR
- the tyrS gene encoding tyrosine--tRNA ligase; amino-acid sequence: MKLETGTVDGAGEQVANPHAAALELLQRGAEQIVPAGGLEEKLKLAAEEGRQLRAKLGVDPSSADLHVGHAVVLRKLRQFQDLGHKVVLIVGDFTGMIGDPSGRNKTRPVLTLEETRRNGETYVAQATRILDTDPDKLEIRHNSEWLEPLGFADVVRLASNYTVARMLERDDFTKRFQSGVPISVHEFLYPLAQAYDSVAIRADVELGGTDQLFNLLVGRDVQRAYGQEPQVALTTPLLVGLDGSEKMSKSLGNYIGIAGPPEVMFKKAMQVTDPLLVQYAELCTDLDPEVVRAQLAADPVGAHRTFARALVSIYHGADQVGPAERRYDEVAKGHIPDDVTEVAVAADEFDEGGVGVLRLAVLAGLAASNGEARRLVSNRGLRLDGQPVTDPQARLGLEQPVVLQRGKDAFVRVRRA
- the gnd gene encoding decarboxylating 6-phosphogluconate dehydrogenase; amino-acid sequence: MELAIVGLGRMGADMSRRLMQGGHAPVVTDLAAAPVQELVEEGARGAASVAEAVAQLKAPRVVWCMVPSGDATEQVVQQALSALSPGDVLVDGANSNWEDSQRRAAQAEKAGVLWLDAGVSGGVWGLEEGYCLMVGGKDEAFEIAKPILETLAPEGGLAHVGPEGTGHFVKMIHNGIEYGMLQAYGEGFEALATYPHHDLDLPAIADLWGHGAVVRSWLLELLAHALHDDPRLEHLEGYVADSGMGRWTVDFAVANAVPMPAVTAALYARFASREKDAFSNRAIAALRHQFGGHKTKKAG